The following proteins come from a genomic window of Pseudomonas hygromyciniae:
- the rhtA gene encoding threonine/homoserine exporter RhtA, whose product MTTSSRSLGSALFPVGLLLIAMASIQSGASLAKSMFPIVGAQGTTTLRLVFASIIMLLLLRPWRAKLTAKSLRTVIVYGMALGGMNFLFYMSLRTVPLGIAVALEFTGPLAVAIYASRRAVDFLWIALAVIGLLLLIPVGEASQGIDLTGAAYALGAGICWALYILFGQKAGADNGVQTAALGVMIAALFVAPIGIVHAGSALLTPSLIPIAIGVAILSTALPYTLEMVALTRLPARTFGTLMSIEPAFGALSGLFFLQEYLSLAQWLAIACIILASVGATLTMRSQSKPIVAAD is encoded by the coding sequence ATGACCACCTCATCCCGCAGCCTGGGTTCAGCGCTTTTCCCTGTCGGCCTGCTGCTGATTGCCATGGCCTCGATCCAGTCAGGCGCCTCGCTGGCCAAAAGCATGTTCCCGATTGTCGGCGCCCAAGGCACTACCACCCTGCGCCTGGTTTTCGCCAGCATCATCATGCTGCTGCTGCTTCGCCCCTGGCGTGCAAAACTCACCGCCAAGTCGCTGCGGACCGTCATCGTCTACGGGATGGCGTTGGGCGGCATGAACTTTCTCTTCTATATGTCATTGCGCACCGTGCCCTTGGGAATTGCAGTGGCCCTGGAATTCACTGGCCCACTGGCGGTGGCCATCTATGCCTCGCGGCGCGCTGTTGACTTCTTGTGGATAGCCTTGGCCGTCATCGGCCTGCTGCTATTGATACCGGTTGGTGAAGCCAGCCAAGGCATCGACTTGACCGGGGCAGCCTACGCACTAGGTGCGGGTATCTGCTGGGCACTCTATATTCTGTTCGGGCAAAAAGCTGGCGCGGACAACGGCGTCCAAACAGCCGCCCTTGGGGTAATGATCGCCGCACTGTTCGTAGCCCCTATCGGTATCGTCCACGCCGGTAGCGCCCTGCTCACACCCTCATTGATTCCCATCGCCATTGGCGTGGCGATTCTTTCCACCGCCCTCCCCTATACCCTGGAGATGGTCGCTCTGACCCGTCTGCCCGCACGCACCTTCGGCACTCTAATGAGTATCGAGCCCGCATTCGGCGCGCTTTCCGGCCTGTTTTTCCTCCAGGAATACCTGTCCCTGGCCCAATGGCTCGCTATCGCCTGCATTATCCTGGCGTCCGTGGGCGCGACGCTGACCATGCGCAGCCAGTCAAAGCCAATCGTCGCGGCAGATTGA
- a CDS encoding aminopeptidase P family protein: MSTQPLTHGTVPQRLAHTRELMKREGIDALLVPSADPHLSEYLPGYWQGRQWLSGFHGSVGTLIVTADFAGVWADSRYWEQATKELGGSGIELVKLQPGQPGPLEWLGEQTPEGGVVAVDGAVMAVASARTLGAKLAERGARLRTDIDLLSEVWTDRPALPSQPIYEHLPPQATASRVEKLAALRASLKEKGADWHFIATLDDIAWLFNLRGADVSFNPVFVSFALINQQQATLFVALSKVDAQLRGLLERDGVTLRDYSEVAAALAQVPDGASLQIDPARVTAGLLGNLGSGVKLVEGINPTTLAKSRKSLADAEHIRRAMEQDGAALCEFFAWLDSALGRERVTELTIDEHLTAARARRPDYVSLSFNTIAAFNGNGAMPHYHATQEEHAVIEGDGLLLIDSGGQYLGGTTDITRMVPIGTPSEEQKRDCTRVLKGVIALSRAQFPKGILSPLLDAIARAPIWAEGVDYGHGTGHGVGYFLNVHEGPQVIAYQAAAAPQTAMQPGMITSIEPGTYRPGRWGVRIENLVLNREAGKTEFGEFLKFETLTLCPIDTRCLVPSLLTLEERQWFNDYHAEVRQRLSPLLSGAALEWLQVRTAAI; this comes from the coding sequence ATGAGTACGCAGCCTTTGACCCATGGAACGGTTCCCCAGCGCCTGGCGCATACCCGCGAGTTGATGAAACGGGAGGGGATCGATGCCCTTCTGGTGCCATCGGCCGACCCGCACCTGTCCGAATACTTGCCGGGCTACTGGCAGGGACGGCAGTGGTTGTCGGGGTTTCATGGGTCGGTAGGTACGCTGATCGTCACGGCTGATTTTGCCGGCGTCTGGGCTGACAGCCGTTACTGGGAGCAGGCAACCAAGGAACTGGGTGGCAGCGGCATTGAGCTGGTGAAACTGCAACCGGGGCAGCCCGGCCCGCTGGAATGGCTGGGTGAACAAACCCCGGAAGGTGGGGTAGTGGCAGTGGACGGTGCGGTGATGGCCGTTGCGTCCGCCCGTACCCTGGGCGCCAAGCTGGCGGAGCGGGGTGCTCGCCTGCGTACCGATATCGATCTATTGAGCGAGGTCTGGACCGACCGTCCCGCGCTGCCAAGCCAGCCGATCTATGAGCACCTGCCGCCCCAGGCCACTGCCAGCCGGGTCGAAAAGCTCGCGGCACTGCGTGCCAGCCTGAAGGAAAAGGGCGCGGATTGGCATTTCATTGCCACCCTGGATGACATCGCCTGGCTGTTCAACCTGCGCGGTGCAGATGTTTCGTTCAACCCGGTGTTTGTGTCGTTCGCCCTGATCAACCAGCAGCAGGCAACGCTGTTTGTTGCCTTGAGCAAGGTCGATGCACAGTTGCGCGGGTTGCTGGAGCGGGATGGCGTGACGCTGCGTGACTACAGTGAGGTGGCTGCGGCCCTGGCTCAAGTGCCGGACGGTGCCAGCCTGCAGATCGATCCGGCGCGTGTTACCGCAGGGTTGCTGGGTAACCTGGGTAGTGGCGTCAAGCTGGTGGAAGGCATCAACCCGACCACGCTGGCCAAGTCCCGTAAAAGCCTGGCGGATGCCGAGCATATTCGCCGGGCGATGGAACAGGATGGCGCAGCGCTGTGCGAGTTTTTCGCCTGGCTGGACTCGGCCCTGGGGCGTGAGCGCGTCACCGAACTGACGATTGACGAACACCTGACGGCAGCGCGCGCCCGGCGCCCGGATTATGTGTCGTTGAGTTTCAATACCATCGCCGCGTTCAATGGCAATGGCGCGATGCCCCATTACCATGCCACGCAAGAAGAGCACGCGGTGATCGAGGGCGATGGCCTGCTGTTGATCGATTCCGGTGGCCAGTATCTGGGCGGTACCACGGATATCACGCGGATGGTGCCAATCGGCACGCCGAGCGAGGAACAAAAACGTGATTGCACGCGGGTGCTCAAGGGCGTGATTGCTCTGTCACGCGCGCAATTTCCCAAGGGCATTCTCTCGCCATTGCTGGACGCGATCGCCCGTGCGCCGATCTGGGCCGAAGGCGTGGATTATGGCCATGGTACCGGGCATGGGGTGGGTTACTTCCTCAATGTCCATGAAGGCCCGCAGGTGATTGCCTACCAGGCCGCGGCTGCACCGCAAACCGCCATGCAGCCGGGAATGATCACCTCTATTGAGCCTGGCACATATCGTCCGGGGCGTTGGGGGGTGCGTATCGAGAACCTGGTGTTGAACCGGGAGGCGGGTAAGACCGAGTTCGGTGAGTTCCTCAAGTTCGAAACCCTGACTCTGTGCCCGATCGATACCCGTTGCCTGGTACCATCATTGCTGACGCTCGAGGAGCGGCAGTGGTTCAACGACTATCACGCCGAGGTGCGGCAGCGCTTGAGCCCGTTGCTCAGTGGCGCCGCGTTGGAGTGGTTGCAGGTGCGTACGGCGGCTATATAA
- a CDS encoding 2-hydroxychromene-2-carboxylate isomerase, whose amino-acid sequence MSKTLEFFFDLGSPTTYLAYTQLPGICAETGSQLVYQPILLGGIFKATGNASPITIPAKGRYMLQDLARYAKRYGVPLKFNPHFPINTLTLMRAVTGIQLHQPERFIDFIDCLFRALWVDGRNLGDPAVVAQVLAEHGFDPAQVLELTQNEAVKDALKRKTDEAIARGVFGAPSMFVGQQLFFGQDRLDFVREALS is encoded by the coding sequence ATGAGCAAAACCCTGGAGTTCTTCTTCGATCTCGGTAGCCCCACCACCTACCTGGCCTACACCCAACTGCCCGGTATCTGTGCTGAAACCGGCAGCCAACTGGTGTACCAGCCGATCCTGCTGGGCGGCATCTTCAAAGCCACTGGCAACGCCTCCCCCATCACTATCCCGGCCAAGGGCCGCTACATGCTGCAAGACCTGGCACGTTACGCCAAGCGTTACGGTGTGCCCCTCAAGTTCAACCCGCACTTCCCCATCAACACCCTGACACTGATGCGCGCCGTCACCGGCATTCAACTGCACCAGCCAGAGCGTTTTATTGACTTTATAGATTGCCTGTTCCGGGCGTTATGGGTGGACGGGCGTAACCTGGGTGATCCAGCAGTCGTAGCGCAGGTCCTGGCGGAACACGGCTTCGACCCTGCACAGGTGCTGGAACTGACCCAGAATGAGGCAGTAAAGGACGCCCTCAAGCGCAAGACTGATGAGGCGATTGCCCGTGGCGTGTTTGGTGCGCCCAGCATGTTTGTCGGTCAACAACTGTTCTTCGGCCAGGATCGCCTGGATTTTGTACGCGAAGCCTTGAGTTGA
- a CDS encoding TetR/AcrR family transcriptional regulator, which yields MRYSVSHKQQTRDKLLQSSAALAKKEGFASVGVDGLMKAIGLSGGAFYSHFSSKDALFSSIVEHELSQSLERLGEGEGQSRERLDRCLKIYLSMAHVEQVQEGCALPSMGAEIARADIAVRQQAQEWICRLQANWARTLESDSLAWAILSQCVGALVVARMMVDPNLQAQVLSSSYKELSQRIAQP from the coding sequence ATGCGCTATTCAGTCAGTCACAAGCAGCAAACCAGGGATAAACTCCTACAGAGCAGTGCGGCCCTGGCAAAAAAAGAAGGGTTTGCCAGTGTTGGAGTGGATGGCTTGATGAAGGCCATTGGCTTGAGTGGGGGGGCGTTTTATAGCCACTTTTCCTCGAAGGACGCATTGTTCAGCTCAATCGTCGAGCACGAGTTGAGCCAAAGCCTTGAGCGTTTGGGGGAAGGGGAGGGGCAGAGTCGAGAACGCCTGGATCGATGCCTCAAGATCTACTTGAGCATGGCCCACGTGGAGCAAGTGCAAGAAGGGTGTGCGTTGCCGAGCATGGGGGCGGAAATTGCCCGTGCTGATATAGCCGTACGCCAGCAGGCGCAGGAGTGGATCTGTCGGTTGCAGGCCAACTGGGCGCGGACTTTGGAGAGTGACAGCTTGGCCTGGGCGATCTTGTCCCAGTGTGTGGGGGCACTGGTGGTGGCTAGAATGATGGTTGACCCGAATCTTCAAGCACAGGTGCTTTCATCGAGCTATAAAGAGCTCAGCCAGAGAATCGCCCAACCATGA
- a CDS encoding cysteine desulfurase family protein — protein MNKRPLYFDYAATTPVDERVIQVMVECLGFNANFGNPASSSHAFGQQARHTVEQARRQVAELVGAQPEQIVWTSGATESNNLALKGVTQARGVAGGHIITSQIEHKATLDTARQLQEAGIAVTYLVPDADGLITAEAVSQALREDTFLVSLMLVNNELGTLNDIPAIGARVREHGALLHVDAAQGAGKVEIDLARWPVDLMSFSAHKLYGPKGIGALYVGPRAQQNVTAQIHGGGHEGGLRSGTLATHQIAGMGSAFALAAQFFAEESAGIVALHQRLLEQVQAMPGVRLNGSATQRIPHTLSLTFNEGEFNSAALSAGIAFSATSACNSASNAPSHVLLALGHDARSAGRTIRLSLGRYTTEQDIDQAVQLIKSSLASAPAFWAV, from the coding sequence ATGAATAAACGTCCTTTGTATTTCGACTACGCCGCCACCACACCGGTGGATGAGCGGGTCATCCAGGTCATGGTCGAGTGCCTGGGTTTCAATGCCAATTTCGGTAACCCCGCGTCCAGCTCCCATGCGTTTGGCCAGCAGGCCCGGCACACGGTCGAGCAGGCACGCCGGCAGGTGGCAGAGCTGGTCGGCGCCCAGCCCGAACAGATCGTCTGGACCTCGGGCGCCACCGAGTCCAACAACCTGGCGCTCAAGGGCGTGACCCAGGCGCGGGGCGTGGCCGGTGGTCATATCATCACCAGCCAGATCGAGCACAAGGCGACATTGGACACTGCGCGCCAATTGCAGGAAGCAGGGATTGCCGTGACCTACCTGGTGCCGGACGCCGACGGCCTGATCACCGCCGAGGCGGTCAGCCAGGCCCTGCGTGAAGACACGTTCCTGGTGTCGTTGATGTTGGTCAACAATGAGCTGGGTACGCTCAACGACATCCCGGCCATTGGCGCGCGAGTGCGTGAGCATGGCGCGCTGTTGCATGTGGATGCGGCGCAAGGGGCGGGCAAGGTCGAGATCGACCTGGCGCGTTGGCCGGTCGACCTTATGTCGTTTTCTGCACACAAACTGTATGGCCCCAAAGGCATTGGTGCGTTGTATGTCGGGCCCAGGGCGCAGCAGAACGTTACGGCGCAGATCCACGGCGGTGGCCATGAAGGCGGGCTGCGCTCGGGCACCCTGGCGACCCACCAGATCGCCGGCATGGGCAGCGCTTTTGCCTTGGCTGCGCAATTTTTCGCTGAAGAGTCGGCGGGAATTGTCGCGTTGCACCAGCGTCTGCTTGAGCAAGTGCAGGCTATGCCCGGCGTGCGCCTGAACGGCAGTGCCACCCAGCGTATTCCCCACACCTTGAGCCTGACTTTCAACGAAGGCGAGTTCAATTCGGCGGCCTTGAGCGCGGGTATCGCTTTTTCGGCGACGTCTGCCTGCAATTCGGCAAGCAATGCGCCGTCCCATGTACTGCTTGCCCTGGGGCATGATGCGCGCAGCGCCGGTCGCACTATTCGCCTGAGCCTGGGGCGGTATACCACTGAGCAGGATATCGACCAGGCGGTGCAATTGATCAAGAGCTCGTTGGCCAGCGCACCGGCCTTCTGGGCGGTTTGA
- a CDS encoding SDR family oxidoreductase: MTENKKIVLVVGAGDATGGAIAKRFAREGYVACVTRRSADKLQPLVASIQATGGEAHGFACDARKEDEVIALIEQIESELGPIEAFVFNIGANVPCSILEETARKYFKIWEMACFSGFLNAREVAKRMVTRRRGTILFTGATAGLRGAAGFAAFAGAKHGIRALAQSMARELGPMNIHVAHVVVDGAIDTDFIRDNFPTKYALKDQDGILDPEHIADNYWHLHSQPRDAWTFELDLRPWNETW, from the coding sequence ATGACTGAAAATAAGAAAATCGTACTGGTCGTCGGCGCAGGCGACGCTACAGGCGGCGCCATCGCCAAGCGCTTTGCCCGTGAAGGTTATGTGGCCTGCGTCACCCGACGTAGTGCCGACAAGCTGCAGCCACTGGTAGCGAGTATTCAAGCCACTGGCGGCGAAGCTCACGGCTTTGCCTGCGATGCGCGCAAGGAGGACGAGGTGATCGCGCTGATCGAGCAGATCGAAAGCGAGCTGGGTCCGATTGAGGCCTTTGTGTTCAACATTGGCGCCAATGTGCCTTGCAGCATCCTCGAAGAAACCGCACGCAAATATTTCAAGATTTGGGAGATGGCCTGCTTCTCAGGCTTCCTGAATGCCCGGGAAGTAGCCAAGCGCATGGTGACCCGCCGGCGCGGGACGATCCTGTTTACCGGTGCCACCGCCGGGTTACGCGGCGCCGCCGGCTTCGCTGCCTTCGCCGGGGCCAAGCACGGCATTCGCGCCCTCGCTCAAAGCATGGCGCGTGAGCTTGGACCGATGAACATCCATGTGGCCCATGTGGTGGTGGATGGCGCCATTGACACCGACTTCATCCGCGACAACTTCCCAACCAAATACGCTCTCAAGGATCAGGATGGCATCCTTGATCCAGAGCATATCGCCGACAACTATTGGCACTTGCACAGCCAGCCACGGGACGCCTGGACCTTCGAGCTGGACCTGCGTCCCTGGAACGAAACCTGGTAA